A single window of Acanthopagrus latus isolate v.2019 chromosome 1, fAcaLat1.1, whole genome shotgun sequence DNA harbors:
- the LOC119022313 gene encoding equilibrative nucleoside transporter 2-like, whose amino-acid sequence MWNEKKQSPPADRGQAVGIIIFVLGLGTLLPWNFFMTASQYFNGRLTVSTNSSNGTSGGPTKDYNYDSWMALLSQLPLLLFTLLNSFLYQWVRERLRVAFSLIAIFFLFSITAVLVQVQMEPDTFFSVTMATIWFINMFSAVLQGSLFGVVGLFPPRYSTLFMSGQGLAGIFAALAMLFSILSNAESNTTEALGYFITPCVATLGTLLCYLLLPHLDFARFYLNRSQTDDVEKSQQLLSTADKNVSNNNDKELEANGTVTSDPEESQERLSVLAVFKKIWLMAACVTCVFAVTLSVFPVITVRVQTVYTDNTSWDKVFSCVCCFIVFNAMDLAGRSAPSLGQWPAKDSFLFPVAVLSRLLFIPLLMLCNVKGSRLPQLFRHDCAFVTIMALFSFSNGYLASLCMAYAPQLVRHKDCETAGSLMTFFLVLGLAVGASFSFLLGTLV is encoded by the exons ATGTGGAACGAGAAGAAACAGAGTCCACCTGCCGACCG CGGTCAGGCGGTCGGCATCATCATCTTTGTGCTCGGTCTGGGAACGCTGCTGCCCTGGAACTTCTTCATGACGGCCTCACAG TATTTCAACGGGCGGCTCACAGTTTCAACTAACTCCTCCAACGGGACGTCAGGAGGTCCGACTAAAGACTACAACTATGACAGCTGGATGGCTTTGCTTTCCCAGCTGCCCCTGCTGCTCTTCACCCTGCTCAACTCCTTCCTGTATCAGTG GGTGAGGGAGCGTCTCCGTGTGGCCTTCAGCTTGATCgccatcttcttcctcttctccatcacGGCGGTTCTGGTTCAGGTCCAGATGGAGCCGGACACCTTCTTCTCCGTCACCATGGCGACGATCTGGTTCATCAACA tgttcaGTGCGGTGCTGCAGGGCAGTCTGTTCGGTGTGGTCGGCCTGTTTCCTCCTCGTTACAGCACTCTGTTCATGAGCGGTCAGGGCCTGGCCGGGATCTTCGCTGCACTCGCCATGCTCTTCTCCATCTTAA GTAACGCAGAGAGCAACACCACGGAGGCGTTGGGATACTTCATCACGCCGTGTGTGGCCACGCTGGGGACGctgctgtgttacctgctgctgccacacctg GATTTTGCTCGTTTTTACCTGAACAGAAGTCAAACGGATGACGTGGAGAAGtctcagcagctcctcagcaCCGCAG ataaaaatgtcTCAAACAACAACGATAAAGAGCTCGAGGCCAACGGGACGGTGACCAGTGACCCGGAGGAGAGTCAGGAGCGTCTGTCCGTCCTGGCCGTCTTCAAAAAG atCTGGCTGATGGCGGcgtgtgtgacgtgtgtgttcGCCGTCACCCTGTCGGTGTTTCCTGTGATCACAGTCCGAGTGCAGACGGTCTACACCGACAACACTTCCTGGG ATAAAGTCTTCTCCTGCGTCTGCTGCTTCATCGTTTTCAACGCCATGGACTTGGCTGGTCGCAGCGCCCCGTCTCTCGGCCAATGG CCAGCGAAGgacagcttcctgtttcctgtcgcCGTGTTGTCCCGTCTGCTCTTCATCCCTCTGCTCATGCTGTGTAACGTGAAGGGCTCCAGACTCCCTCAGCTCTTCAGACACGACTGTGCCTTCGTCACCATCATGGCCTTGTTCTCCTTCTCCAACGGGTACCTGGCGAGCCTCTGCATGGCCTACGCTCCACA GCTGGTGAGACATAAAGACTGCGAGACGGCCGGCTCTCTCATGACCTTCTTCCTTGTGCTGGGTCTGGCGGTGGGAGCGTCGTTCTCCTTCCTGCTGGGAACGCTGGTGTAG